In the Haloferula helveola genome, one interval contains:
- a CDS encoding DUF2809 domain-containing protein, which yields MIAIIALGLASRSIDAQPAFVRQHAGDALWAAMIYWGFAFLFPRVAVRWIAIAAGSFCLAIELSQLSSHPFLVDARSTRIGALILGHGFLWIDLLRYAAGIGLAAMLDFSVRARIKPEPATAV from the coding sequence GTGATCGCGATCATCGCGCTCGGCCTGGCTTCTCGTTCGATCGACGCACAACCCGCCTTTGTCCGTCAACATGCCGGCGACGCGTTGTGGGCAGCGATGATCTACTGGGGTTTCGCATTCCTGTTTCCGCGCGTAGCCGTCCGCTGGATCGCCATCGCGGCCGGCTCCTTCTGTCTCGCGATCGAGCTCAGCCAACTCAGCTCGCACCCGTTTCTCGTCGATGCCCGCTCCACCCGCATCGGCGCGCTCATCCTTGGCCACGGCTTCCTCTGGATCGACCTTCTCCGCTACGCCGCCGGCATCGGACTCGCGGCGATGCTGGATTTCTCCGTGCGAGCTCGAATCAAGCCGGAACCGGCGACGGCCGTCTAG
- a CDS encoding PEP-CTERM sorting domain-containing protein, translated as MAGALSTAHAVVLFQLETFDSPTNWTSGAQNPSPPVITFNTGPTGTGDSSLQITSSPGSGPGSRLIAYNEVDWAGDYLGAGIHALTMDLRNQSSISSYIRVAVNGPGGWFVTPAQELGRFSTWTSASFDLTPGSLIDVGGSDAAATLGNVTEIRILHSTTDSFRGETGLRTLRVDNIQAVPEPSVGLLALGAALFSFRRRKD; from the coding sequence ATGGCCGGCGCCCTATCGACCGCCCATGCCGTGGTGCTCTTCCAGCTTGAGACTTTCGACAGCCCGACGAATTGGACCAGCGGCGCGCAGAACCCGAGCCCGCCGGTGATCACCTTCAACACCGGACCGACTGGCACCGGCGACTCGTCTCTCCAGATCACCTCCAGTCCGGGAAGCGGCCCGGGAAGCCGGTTGATCGCCTACAATGAAGTCGATTGGGCCGGCGACTATCTGGGGGCCGGCATCCACGCCCTGACGATGGACCTGCGCAACCAGTCATCGATCAGTTCCTACATCCGGGTCGCGGTCAACGGCCCCGGCGGCTGGTTCGTCACCCCAGCTCAGGAGCTCGGAAGGTTCAGCACGTGGACGTCGGCCAGCTTCGACCTGACACCCGGCAGCCTGATCGATGTCGGGGGCAGCGATGCCGCCGCGACTTTGGGGAACGTCACTGAAATCCGGATCCTTCACAGCACCACCGACAGCTTCCGGGGTGAAACCGGGCTCCGGACGCTCCGGGTCGACAACATTCAGGCAGTCCCGGAGCCATCCGTGGGGCTGTTGGCCCTCGGAGCGGCCCTGTTTTCATTCAGACGAAGAAAAGATTAG
- a CDS encoding PQQ-binding-like beta-propeller repeat protein produces MIRYPFCLVALLATHVAAAEWTNWRGPNGHGAQPDSDPPAKVSPTDNVLWKAPLPGRGCSTPIVHKDRIYLTCDIGGKDGVLAYDMAGKEVWRHTFGEVAGVRHKNAGSGCNPSAITDGEHVFVYFKSGTLAGLTTDGEEVWKRNLHDDYSADGLKWDLGTSPIFAGGHVVVALMHNNNPSFLLAFDKATGKEVWKTPRDYPAPAEAQDAYTTPFVAEIDGRETIVTWGCDHLTGHDATTGKELWKHGDFNPRQQGNWRVIASAAATNGIAVVPFGRGDFLAGVKMGGEGDTTATHRLWTREGIGSDSSTPAAADGKFYVLTDKGRNRGTVTCIDAETGKNRWESELPRSAAIYYASPVIAGDKLYAGRSDGTLFCGTITGKGLNNVVQNDLGETLIASPVAIGKKLLVRTHDHLWCFQ; encoded by the coding sequence ATGATCCGGTATCCCTTTTGCCTCGTGGCCCTGCTCGCGACCCACGTCGCCGCAGCCGAATGGACGAACTGGCGCGGCCCGAATGGCCACGGTGCCCAGCCGGACTCGGATCCGCCCGCCAAGGTGTCGCCCACCGACAACGTGCTGTGGAAAGCGCCGCTGCCGGGCCGGGGTTGCTCGACGCCGATTGTGCACAAGGACCGCATCTACCTGACCTGCGACATCGGCGGGAAAGACGGGGTCCTTGCTTACGACATGGCTGGCAAGGAAGTCTGGAGGCATACCTTCGGCGAGGTCGCGGGGGTCCGTCACAAGAATGCGGGCAGCGGCTGCAACCCGTCGGCCATCACCGATGGCGAGCATGTGTTCGTCTACTTCAAGTCGGGCACCCTGGCGGGATTGACGACGGATGGAGAGGAAGTCTGGAAACGCAACCTGCACGACGACTACTCCGCGGACGGCTTGAAGTGGGACCTAGGCACCTCACCGATCTTCGCTGGCGGACATGTGGTGGTCGCGCTGATGCACAACAACAACCCGTCGTTCCTCCTCGCTTTTGACAAGGCAACCGGCAAGGAGGTGTGGAAAACGCCTCGCGATTACCCGGCTCCAGCCGAAGCTCAGGACGCCTACACGACTCCATTCGTCGCAGAGATCGACGGCCGGGAAACGATCGTCACGTGGGGCTGCGACCACCTGACCGGCCACGATGCCACAACCGGCAAGGAACTGTGGAAGCACGGGGATTTCAATCCGCGCCAGCAAGGCAACTGGCGGGTCATCGCATCCGCGGCCGCAACCAACGGCATCGCCGTCGTCCCCTTCGGCCGCGGAGACTTCCTCGCCGGAGTGAAGATGGGCGGCGAGGGTGACACCACCGCCACCCACCGGCTTTGGACACGCGAAGGCATCGGTAGCGACTCGTCGACGCCGGCCGCCGCAGATGGAAAGTTCTACGTGCTCACCGACAAGGGCCGGAACCGAGGCACCGTCACTTGCATCGATGCCGAGACCGGCAAGAACCGCTGGGAATCGGAACTGCCGAGAAGTGCCGCGATCTACTACGCGTCGCCCGTCATCGCCGGAGACAAACTCTATGCCGGCCGCTCCGACGGAACCCTGTTCTGCGGCACGATCACCGGCAAGGGCCTCAACAACGTTGTCCAGAACGACCTTGGCGAAACCCTGATCGCATCTCCCGTCGCGATCGGCAAGAAGCTGCTGGTCCGGACGCACGATCATCTATGGTGCTTCCAGTAG
- a CDS encoding DUF1800 family protein — protein MSRSLRLLSIAVLWAAPSAQAATPSSTIVWVLGSDDNQTSPFRQESFGPNVPPGSATAKDDDYYFAGTYAAPIGVLATHEDVINVERAVTQGDPRQRFHFPLGPAERGTDSLLTVTIDLFGGGAWTGASEPGFQTHDVSVSLNGQPLGSWTGIHFNKTLIIQVPAASVAAQAEDNVLEVERTGGATGGYIQFDYLMLEADPDALADGDGDGMPLWFEETYGLDDSNPADVTNDLDGDGLGALDEFNLGTNPTDPDSDNDGLFDNEETATDPLDPDSDGDGLEDGDEVLTSPILLDTDSDGFPDGYEVEAGSDPTASGSTPFVFTGSIGVQFVSERPNSVPMGPWETAGLIPATHWNPTARLPHWAPSDDPLIGSMSALADGSGTATGVALDWSYDVAGVGFHTGPGNSRLLSGMVQTDSQAGGMQPVTLTLGSIPFANYDIIVYLGDQYLYHRGYAELSGDPASRRYFLSDSSPPFRGWNEATATTEPDIDLANCVRFRGLSGSSQTVIVEQLDADRVGVHAIQIVDTSSDSDGDGMSDAEELEAGLDPSTNDATADADGDGLDNAGELAAGTDPHDPDSDDDGLSDGEETTTDPLDGDSDGDGLADGIEVNGDPFPSNPLLADSDADGHDDPVELAAGSDPGDPTSVPPPVPVWTAATRTWHWQVDDITLRWNHPQSLLAARRGTMFELVTELDDGGWSTSLAMGLYYQDGVVTHRFRCINNVFHPDGNTGGSFYNTGSTSAANDRKAELGLSGYGSADDSYPLRFEFTAHQPDAATNLWTLTFNLYQTADPGNPVLIATREWTNAVAADARLLDGTAPWTNNDGVANVPSLTTEPGVEAYITRDPLGPADTDSDGMPDSWEGTYGLNATDPADATLDPDGDGVINRDECLAGTDPNDPDTDGDGVSDGEEIRQGFSPTSSDSTPVWYNFSGNPDDLDGDGLSDAWLLWAGGTPRVALADDDGDGMTNAEEAEAGTDPDDPNSKLDLKVIANGSNLTLDWPDIPGKAHTIEYSDALGSWDPATGLPGATSANGRLSIEIPNAFTSNHGFYRTSVLPMDSDLDGVEDWIELEVLFSSPTDANSSAQSAERDGQPPLSGDAKTLIERLSTGSYPGSAGGASQPSPTQAARFLMQATFGPTPEDIEHVREIGYEAWIDEQLAMPPSKLQPYIQQIKRDARNGRLDPLYDYNTGSEFVTGNNVTTPWARHAIDGPDQLRQRMAFALSEILVVSRRDAQLEQKPEAISNYYDMLIDHAFGNYGELLQGVAMHPAMGWYLSHVGNQKADPSIPRFPDENFAREIMQLFSIGLWELNPDGTRKLDGGGEPIETYGNDQITELARVFTGLYYDSPYGWGSGGWDDLHYIRPMVMYPDYHDFGAKTLLHGFVIPAREPSAENGLQDVKDAVNSLVDHPNTAPFISKKLIQFLVTANPSPAYVGRVSATFSSGNLGDVAKAILLDPEARELTGDPTFGKVREPVIRTMHLGRLMKLTEAHPEFVWWNPDGTYYDYSFQDPTGAPNVFNFFTPEYQAPGEIRNLGLVSPGFQIIDSYSSISFPNLLWDYIDNGFGAGYRIDFPPDYSVLMPVSDDDDALVDRVNLLICAGNMSSRTRSAILDALTEPGLTPKDKIAVALWTAINSPEGATQR, from the coding sequence ATGTCCCGCAGCCTGCGATTGCTCAGCATCGCGGTCCTCTGGGCGGCCCCCAGCGCTCAAGCCGCCACTCCATCCTCGACAATCGTCTGGGTTCTCGGATCCGACGACAATCAGACGTCGCCTTTCCGTCAGGAAAGCTTCGGCCCGAATGTCCCGCCCGGGTCCGCGACCGCCAAGGATGACGACTACTACTTCGCCGGCACCTACGCCGCCCCGATCGGCGTGCTCGCGACCCATGAGGACGTGATCAATGTCGAGCGGGCGGTGACGCAGGGCGACCCTCGGCAACGCTTCCACTTTCCGCTCGGCCCCGCCGAACGCGGGACCGATTCGCTGCTGACGGTCACGATCGATCTCTTCGGCGGTGGCGCATGGACCGGGGCCTCGGAGCCCGGCTTCCAGACCCACGACGTTTCCGTATCCCTGAACGGCCAGCCGCTCGGCAGCTGGACCGGCATTCACTTCAACAAGACTCTCATCATTCAGGTGCCCGCCGCTTCGGTGGCCGCCCAGGCGGAGGACAATGTCCTGGAAGTCGAGCGCACTGGCGGAGCTACCGGTGGGTATATCCAGTTCGACTACCTGATGCTCGAGGCGGACCCCGACGCGCTTGCCGATGGCGATGGCGACGGAATGCCGCTGTGGTTCGAGGAGACCTACGGGCTGGACGACAGCAATCCGGCCGACGTGACCAACGATCTGGATGGCGACGGCTTGGGCGCGCTCGACGAGTTCAACCTCGGCACCAACCCGACCGACCCTGACAGCGACAACGACGGGCTGTTCGACAATGAGGAGACGGCCACCGACCCGCTGGATCCGGACAGCGATGGCGACGGGCTGGAGGACGGCGACGAAGTTCTCACCAGCCCGATCCTCTTGGATACGGACAGCGACGGCTTTCCCGATGGCTACGAGGTCGAAGCGGGCAGCGATCCGACGGCCTCCGGCTCCACTCCCTTCGTTTTCACAGGGAGCATCGGCGTCCAATTCGTTTCCGAACGGCCGAACTCGGTCCCGATGGGGCCTTGGGAGACGGCCGGGTTGATTCCGGCGACCCACTGGAATCCGACCGCCCGGCTACCGCACTGGGCTCCCAGCGACGATCCGCTGATCGGGTCAATGAGCGCACTGGCGGACGGCAGCGGCACAGCCACCGGCGTCGCGCTCGATTGGTCCTACGACGTGGCGGGCGTCGGCTTTCACACCGGCCCTGGTAACTCCCGTCTATTGTCGGGCATGGTCCAGACCGACAGCCAGGCGGGAGGAATGCAACCGGTCACGCTGACCCTTGGCAGCATCCCGTTCGCGAACTACGACATCATCGTCTATCTGGGCGACCAGTACCTCTACCACCGCGGTTACGCCGAGCTCTCCGGCGACCCGGCGAGTCGACGCTACTTCCTTTCCGACAGCTCGCCGCCCTTCCGCGGGTGGAATGAAGCCACCGCCACCACCGAACCGGACATCGATCTTGCCAATTGCGTGCGGTTCCGTGGGCTCAGCGGCTCCAGCCAGACGGTGATCGTCGAGCAGCTTGATGCCGACCGTGTCGGCGTCCACGCGATCCAGATCGTCGACACATCCTCCGACAGCGATGGCGACGGCATGTCGGACGCCGAAGAGCTGGAAGCCGGCCTTGACCCTTCCACCAACGACGCCACCGCGGATGCCGATGGTGACGGCCTCGACAATGCCGGCGAACTGGCTGCCGGAACGGATCCCCATGATCCGGACAGCGATGACGACGGACTGTCGGATGGTGAGGAAACGACCACCGATCCGTTGGACGGCGATTCCGACGGCGACGGTCTTGCCGATGGCATCGAGGTCAACGGCGACCCCTTCCCGTCAAATCCGCTGCTCGCAGATTCCGATGCCGACGGACATGACGACCCGGTCGAACTGGCCGCCGGCAGTGACCCGGGTGATCCGACCAGCGTTCCCCCTCCGGTTCCCGTGTGGACCGCCGCGACCCGAACGTGGCACTGGCAAGTCGATGACATCACCCTCCGCTGGAACCATCCCCAGTCCCTTCTCGCGGCCCGGCGCGGCACGATGTTCGAGTTGGTGACCGAGCTCGACGACGGCGGTTGGTCCACATCGCTCGCGATGGGTCTCTACTATCAGGACGGTGTCGTGACCCACCGCTTCCGGTGCATCAACAATGTCTTCCATCCGGACGGGAACACAGGCGGCAGCTTCTACAACACCGGATCGACGTCGGCGGCAAACGACAGGAAGGCGGAGCTGGGGCTCAGTGGATATGGAAGCGCTGACGACTCGTATCCGCTGCGATTCGAGTTCACCGCCCACCAGCCCGACGCCGCCACCAACCTCTGGACCCTCACCTTCAATCTCTACCAGACCGCGGACCCCGGCAATCCGGTGCTGATCGCCACCCGCGAGTGGACCAATGCCGTCGCGGCCGACGCCCGACTGCTCGATGGCACCGCGCCGTGGACCAACAACGACGGTGTTGCGAACGTTCCGAGCCTCACGACCGAACCCGGCGTCGAAGCCTACATCACCCGCGATCCGCTGGGGCCTGCTGACACGGACAGCGACGGCATGCCCGACTCGTGGGAAGGCACTTACGGACTGAATGCGACCGACCCGGCTGACGCGACCCTGGATCCCGACGGCGACGGGGTCATCAACCGCGACGAGTGCCTCGCTGGAACCGATCCCAACGATCCCGACACCGATGGAGACGGCGTCAGTGACGGTGAGGAGATCCGTCAGGGATTCTCACCGACTTCGAGCGACTCGACTCCCGTCTGGTACAACTTCAGCGGTAACCCGGATGATCTCGATGGCGACGGACTGTCCGATGCCTGGCTGCTCTGGGCAGGCGGCACACCGCGCGTCGCACTGGCCGATGACGACGGCGACGGCATGACCAATGCCGAGGAAGCCGAAGCCGGTACCGACCCCGACGACCCGAACTCGAAGCTTGATCTGAAGGTGATCGCCAATGGCAGCAACCTCACGCTCGATTGGCCGGATATCCCGGGCAAGGCGCACACCATCGAATACTCCGATGCCCTCGGCAGCTGGGATCCGGCCACCGGGCTGCCGGGCGCGACATCCGCCAACGGACGCCTGAGCATCGAAATCCCCAACGCCTTCACGTCTAACCACGGCTTCTATCGTACTTCGGTGCTGCCGATGGACAGCGACCTCGACGGGGTCGAGGACTGGATCGAGCTCGAGGTGCTGTTCAGCTCCCCGACCGACGCGAATTCGTCCGCCCAGTCCGCCGAACGTGACGGTCAGCCTCCACTCTCCGGGGATGCCAAAACACTGATCGAAAGGCTCTCCACCGGCAGCTACCCCGGGTCCGCCGGCGGAGCCAGCCAGCCGTCACCGACGCAAGCGGCACGCTTCCTGATGCAGGCCACCTTCGGACCCACGCCCGAAGACATCGAGCATGTCCGCGAGATCGGATACGAAGCCTGGATCGACGAGCAGCTGGCGATGCCGCCGTCGAAACTCCAACCCTACATCCAACAGATCAAGCGCGACGCCCGGAACGGCAGGCTTGATCCGCTCTATGACTACAACACCGGCAGCGAGTTCGTCACCGGCAACAACGTCACGACCCCCTGGGCGCGCCACGCGATCGACGGTCCCGACCAGCTGCGCCAGCGGATGGCATTCGCCCTCTCCGAAATTCTCGTTGTTTCACGTCGCGACGCCCAACTCGAACAGAAGCCCGAGGCGATCTCGAACTACTACGACATGCTCATCGATCATGCCTTTGGAAACTATGGAGAACTGCTTCAGGGCGTGGCCATGCACCCTGCGATGGGCTGGTATCTCAGCCACGTCGGAAACCAGAAGGCGGACCCGAGCATTCCCCGGTTTCCCGATGAGAACTTCGCCCGCGAAATCATGCAGCTGTTCAGCATCGGACTGTGGGAACTGAATCCTGACGGCACCCGCAAACTCGATGGAGGTGGCGAACCGATCGAGACCTACGGCAACGACCAGATCACCGAACTGGCGCGCGTGTTCACCGGACTCTACTACGACTCGCCCTACGGATGGGGCAGCGGCGGATGGGACGACTTGCACTACATCCGGCCGATGGTGATGTATCCCGATTACCACGACTTCGGTGCCAAGACCCTCCTCCACGGCTTCGTCATCCCGGCCCGGGAACCGAGTGCCGAGAACGGACTTCAGGACGTGAAGGATGCGGTCAACTCGCTGGTCGACCATCCCAATACCGCTCCCTTCATCTCGAAGAAGCTGATCCAGTTCCTGGTCACCGCGAATCCCTCGCCTGCTTACGTCGGCCGTGTCTCCGCAACCTTCTCCAGTGGAAACCTCGGCGACGTTGCCAAGGCGATCCTGCTCGACCCGGAAGCCCGCGAGCTGACCGGCGACCCGACCTTCGGCAAAGTCCGCGAGCCGGTGATCCGCACGATGCACCTTGGTCGGCTGATGAAGCTGACCGAAGCGCATCCCGAGTTTGTCTGGTGGAATCCGGACGGCACCTACTACGACTACAGTTTTCAGGACCCGACCGGAGCACCTAACGTCTTCAACTTCTTCACTCCCGAATACCAGGCACCGGGCGAGATCCGGAACCTCGGGCTCGTGAGTCCCGGTTTCCAGATCATCGACTCGTACTCGTCCATCTCGTTCCCGAACCTCCTCTGGGACTACATCGACAACGGATTCGGCGCGGGCTACCGCATCGATTTCCCGCCCGACTACTCGGTCCTGATGCCCGTTTCGGACGACGACGACGCGCTGGTCGACCGGGTGAACCTGCTCATCTGCGCCGGTAACATGAGTTCCCGCACCCGCAGCGCCATCCTCGACGCCCTCACCGAACCCGGACTCACACCGAAGGACAAGATCGCCGTCGCGCTCTGGACCGCCATCAACTCACCCGAAGGAGCCACGCAGCGCTGA
- a CDS encoding DUF4832 domain-containing protein, with product MEFSYFALDELMKGPDEFDWTPIDAVLRDVKKRRNQLIFRVYAEYPGKASAVPEYLIDAGLAVTDWTSEGGRITHHTPDYEDGRFRDALEAFIKAMGAKYDGNPDIGYITAGLLGSWGEWHTYPRPELWASKRTQREVMDAYAGAFKATKVLLRYPAGPESERYSDNHDRPFGYHDDSFAWTTLKTGGPNDSWCFEGLLEATNAGGKWKHQPIGGEIRPELWSRSFTSDRHPRDQGFVECVEAMHVTWLMDSGLFDARFPMDEERKRTALTETARLGYELHVAEAKWADGVMSLTVENRGVAPFYYDWPVEVEVEGEVRTTNWRLTDVLPGQPRVWSLEMAKSGRLRIRIPNPMKGGRPLRFANKQQGMEWLVVQS from the coding sequence ATGGAGTTTTCCTACTTCGCGCTGGATGAGCTGATGAAGGGGCCGGACGAGTTCGACTGGACGCCGATCGACGCGGTGCTTCGGGACGTGAAGAAGCGGCGGAACCAGTTGATCTTTCGCGTGTATGCCGAGTATCCGGGAAAGGCATCGGCAGTGCCCGAATACCTGATCGATGCGGGTCTCGCGGTGACGGATTGGACTAGCGAAGGAGGCAGGATCACACACCACACGCCCGACTATGAGGACGGGCGGTTCCGCGACGCGCTGGAGGCATTCATCAAAGCGATGGGTGCGAAGTACGACGGAAATCCCGACATCGGGTACATCACCGCGGGGCTGCTGGGTTCGTGGGGAGAGTGGCATACCTACCCGCGACCCGAGCTCTGGGCATCGAAGAGGACCCAACGCGAGGTCATGGACGCCTACGCCGGTGCCTTCAAAGCCACCAAGGTTCTCTTACGGTATCCGGCCGGCCCGGAGTCGGAGAGGTATTCCGACAACCATGACCGACCGTTCGGTTACCACGATGACTCATTCGCTTGGACCACGCTCAAGACCGGCGGGCCGAACGACTCGTGGTGCTTCGAAGGGTTGTTGGAAGCCACGAATGCCGGAGGCAAATGGAAACACCAACCGATCGGGGGTGAGATCCGGCCGGAGCTGTGGAGCCGCAGTTTCACCTCGGACCGCCATCCGCGGGATCAGGGGTTTGTCGAGTGCGTCGAGGCGATGCATGTGACCTGGCTTATGGATTCGGGACTGTTCGACGCGCGCTTTCCGATGGATGAGGAGCGCAAGCGGACGGCACTCACCGAAACCGCACGGCTTGGCTACGAACTCCATGTTGCGGAGGCGAAGTGGGCGGATGGAGTCATGTCGCTGACCGTCGAGAACCGCGGCGTTGCTCCCTTCTACTACGACTGGCCGGTCGAAGTGGAGGTCGAGGGGGAAGTCCGGACGACCAACTGGAGACTGACCGATGTCCTTCCGGGCCAACCCCGGGTCTGGTCATTGGAGATGGCGAAAAGCGGCAGGTTGCGGATCCGTATCCCGAACCCAATGAAAGGTGGTAGGCCTCTGCGCTTTGCCAACAAGCAGCAGGGAATGGAGTGGCTCGTCGTTCAGTCCTGA
- a CDS encoding universal stress protein: protein MNTAPALVVGIDFSAPSAALLRHAAHIAKAAGSPVFAVYVLDAGILARRAASGAANPETELLLDQARTKLQEFVDRELPDSNVVAEVRSGRPADELNLAVEEHQASTLVIAANDLTKKRLGSIAARCVRTSPCDVLVMRDWQDAKFSKLIVCMDFAPAASRALARGVELAKADGAELEVVHVMYPPSDDFWDDILDDDESTTTYAETCKEEIDQQMSAVLAPFADDLAGISHRTVVIESKVPSVALTHHIQDGKADLVLLGTHGRSKLASLFLGTNAERLLHDSSVSVMAVRD from the coding sequence ATGAACACCGCCCCCGCACTTGTCGTTGGAATCGACTTTTCCGCTCCCTCAGCCGCGCTGCTCCGCCACGCTGCCCATATTGCCAAGGCCGCGGGCTCTCCGGTGTTCGCGGTCTACGTGCTCGACGCCGGCATCCTCGCCCGGCGGGCGGCAAGCGGGGCCGCCAATCCGGAGACCGAGTTGCTTCTGGATCAGGCTCGCACCAAACTTCAGGAATTTGTGGATCGAGAGCTGCCCGATTCCAACGTCGTGGCGGAGGTCCGGAGCGGACGCCCCGCCGATGAACTCAACCTTGCAGTTGAGGAGCATCAGGCATCGACGCTGGTCATCGCGGCCAACGACCTGACCAAGAAGCGGCTGGGTTCGATCGCGGCCCGCTGCGTGAGGACCTCGCCGTGTGACGTGCTCGTCATGCGCGATTGGCAGGACGCGAAGTTCTCCAAGCTGATCGTCTGCATGGATTTCGCTCCCGCGGCCTCCCGCGCTCTCGCCCGGGGCGTGGAATTGGCCAAGGCCGATGGTGCCGAGCTTGAAGTGGTGCATGTCATGTATCCGCCTTCCGATGATTTCTGGGATGACATCCTCGACGACGACGAGTCGACCACGACCTACGCGGAGACTTGCAAGGAGGAGATCGACCAGCAGATGTCAGCGGTCCTCGCTCCGTTCGCGGATGATCTGGCCGGTATTTCCCACCGCACGGTCGTCATCGAGTCCAAGGTGCCCTCAGTCGCGCTGACCCATCATATCCAGGACGGCAAGGCTGACTTGGTATTGCTCGGAACCCATGGCCGATCGAAACTCGCGAGCCTTTTCCTCGGAACCAATGCCGAGCGCCTGCTGCACGATTCCAGCGTTTCCGTGATGGCTGTGCGCGACTGA
- a CDS encoding phage terminase large subunit family protein → MRSETNRWQVRCGACGATQPLWEAGGIRYKKTATASVSATIMACPNCGCLRDAVVERSDG, encoded by the coding sequence ATGAGGTCGGAAACCAACCGGTGGCAGGTTCGCTGCGGGGCTTGCGGGGCGACCCAGCCGCTGTGGGAAGCCGGAGGCATCCGCTACAAGAAAACGGCAACTGCAAGTGTCTCGGCAACCATCATGGCATGCCCGAACTGCGGTTGTCTTCGCGACGCTGTCGTCGAGCGGTCCGATGGTTGA